A stretch of the Candidatus Saccharimonadales bacterium genome encodes the following:
- a CDS encoding glycosyltransferase family 2 protein has product MKYSFVLIAYNEAENIINCIQSIEHLQELGNSYEIVVVDDGSQDQTASMVRAYAKKKRKVRLVSDGKNHGRGYGRYRGVEVSTGDYIVMVDADIIMPKAWLTSTLPYMKTHDVAGGIAVPDGDVAFIYRRFKLKPKTVMGSTTITGNNGIYKRRVFAEAQFDPKLREGEDVDFNHSLSKTQYSAICVPGLTVEHQEHKSFPKSMQWLYQSGIGATRQLIRYKEIRLPDIAFGLTFMTFIVAVTFTITAGRWIAFLIPLLGVLGASFLHLRGKFNFSLRTCVLSAGSLFTDAIFIICYYMGRVTGIVIFFKKWFKGQHI; this is encoded by the coding sequence ATGAAATACTCATTCGTATTGATTGCTTACAATGAAGCTGAAAACATTATCAATTGCATCCAGTCTATCGAGCATTTGCAAGAGCTTGGCAATAGCTACGAAATCGTTGTTGTTGACGATGGATCCCAGGATCAAACAGCCTCGATGGTGAGAGCGTACGCCAAAAAAAAACGTAAGGTGCGCTTAGTCAGTGACGGCAAGAACCATGGCCGTGGCTACGGACGGTACCGCGGAGTGGAAGTATCCACCGGTGACTATATCGTGATGGTCGACGCCGATATTATTATGCCGAAAGCTTGGTTGACATCTACCCTGCCTTACATGAAAACACACGATGTGGCCGGTGGTATCGCCGTACCGGATGGTGATGTGGCCTTTATCTATCGACGGTTTAAGCTAAAGCCAAAAACTGTCATGGGGAGTACGACCATTACCGGCAATAATGGCATATATAAACGACGGGTTTTTGCGGAGGCTCAGTTTGATCCTAAGTTGCGCGAAGGCGAAGATGTCGACTTTAATCACAGCCTTTCCAAGACCCAATACTCAGCCATATGCGTACCTGGCCTGACCGTTGAACATCAGGAACACAAATCATTTCCGAAATCGATGCAGTGGCTCTACCAGAGCGGAATCGGCGCTACGCGGCAATTGATCCGATACAAGGAAATACGGCTGCCGGACATCGCTTTTGGCCTGACATTTATGACGTTCATTGTCGCAGTCACCTTCACTATCACTGCCGGCAGATGGATTGCATTCCTCATCCCACTGCTCGGCGTATTGGGAGCTAGTTTTCTACACCTGCGTGGTAAGTTTAATTTTTCGCTAAGAACATGTGTACTAAGCGCTGGATCCTTATTTACAGATGCAATATTTATTATTTGCTACTACATGGGTCGTGTCACTGGCATAGTGATTTTTTTCAAGAAGTGGTTTAAAGGACAGCACATATGA
- a CDS encoding glycosyltransferase family 2 protein — protein MSLPQIKEPSFIVEKMPTVTIAIPTYNGEHKLESTLNSVIELDYPNDKIQIILIDDASTDATLAIARRYNVDIIKHSVNRGVCAARNSGLKRSSSKYFASIDDDCVLDKDWLKLLIGGFENKNIIGTGGYLESYSENKSFLAVYLNAVGYGMPTPISLDARKTPIERIINFISDALKQRGQIEGQYVRELMGANSVFKTSVLKEVGGWNENLLASEDIDICMRVRNRYPIRKFLFVPQSRMRHMITMSSYQYIRRAYDRMRHTYAFYRSHDLVPPVMPFPFLVLIFIISGMILDFKTGLIAIIFAPQIVYFWWLYRSITSRKAVYILIPYFEFLLHLTMNMQVLRLFALGNKHG, from the coding sequence ATGAGTTTACCACAAATTAAAGAACCTAGTTTCATAGTAGAAAAAATGCCGACTGTCACAATCGCCATACCTACATATAATGGTGAACACAAGCTAGAATCGACTCTTAATTCTGTTATTGAGCTTGACTATCCAAATGATAAAATACAAATAATTTTAATTGATGATGCATCAACCGATGCGACACTTGCAATTGCTAGAAGGTATAATGTCGATATTATAAAACACTCTGTTAATCGAGGTGTTTGCGCAGCTCGCAATAGCGGGCTCAAGCGGTCTTCATCAAAATATTTTGCAAGTATTGACGATGATTGTGTGCTCGATAAAGATTGGCTCAAGCTATTAATAGGTGGTTTCGAAAATAAAAATATTATTGGAACTGGAGGCTATTTAGAATCATATTCTGAGAATAAGTCATTTTTAGCCGTTTATTTGAACGCCGTAGGATATGGAATGCCAACGCCAATCAGTCTTGATGCACGAAAAACTCCGATTGAAAGAATTATAAACTTTATATCCGATGCACTAAAGCAAAGAGGTCAGATCGAAGGTCAGTATGTACGGGAATTGATGGGTGCTAATTCCGTCTTTAAAACTTCGGTTTTGAAAGAAGTCGGAGGCTGGAATGAAAATTTGTTAGCGTCTGAAGATATTGACATATGTATGAGGGTAAGAAATCGATACCCAATCAGAAAATTTTTATTTGTTCCTCAGTCACGTATGCGTCATATGATCACAATGAGTTCCTACCAGTATATAAGGCGAGCGTATGACCGTATGAGACATACTTATGCCTTTTACAGATCTCATGATTTGGTTCCGCCGGTAATGCCATTTCCTTTTCTGGTTCTGATATTCATAATTTCAGGTATGATACTCGATTTTAAAACTGGACTAATCGCGATAATATTCGCGCCACAAATAGTGTATTTTTGGTGGCTCTACAGATCAATAACAAGCCGAAAGGCTGTATATATTCTCATACCTTACTTTGAGTTCTTGTTACATTTAACGATGAATATGCAGGTGCTTAGGTTATTTGCATTGGGAAATAAACATGGATAA
- a CDS encoding glycosyltransferase yields the protein MDKPLISIVIINKNDKGILNTLNRLQEIERPALTETIVVDASGKKLDYIRQKFNDIKWINFKVKTDKKYTIPEQRNIGVECASGEIIVFTDANCIPNENWLNNLVQPIIEGTESIVAGATFSQNQTTLHDNRAEIDNEYLNECPTINLAFKKKIYEEVGGFDEEFDYGSDVDFSWRLKNYGYKIKFQKNATITHDWGNGKQEIKREFLYGKARAKLYIKHKVDFIKMLKNDPVIFVYPAFILGLPLTFFFPFYPALILLLALKNIQHKPLLILLHHIVYGLGAMSEVCKSLFVSQFTEARRIRLWLAYFLIVISNILPNFISLPTIFKPILFILLISLTGYIFSFLIKFPREILWQLRIAFSVFYLIILGLSVNTAFTILSIDHPLILSYFSLINLVTSTILFIFALKTKIVYIPNKINIWKSDIVLCVGYFVFIALCIFNSILLNNDVNNILSAIIFPYIALLISFSIYKKETDDWAHKFSLYCFALGLLYLFSLRGNLVNGWDIQSEMFVFNLTNNGELWNINLLRDAYNASLSLNILPTILSNYLHVSGDYIFKVYYPLITAFSLPVIYSFAKKFLSQSYAYILCVFFISQAQFMQQLPALARQQIAFLFFFILIYLCFSKISSSSKFTLQLIIGTGMILSHYSTAYVALAILISGLAIFKLLKLFGLIKSHTELISIRCIIILVLVSLFWYGQLTNTSNSLKTTFVKTLNSLSGSPENSRSKSAQAALPGYIEPNSEELMQEYIKNNIYNSEYLSQSQKKSVANEVKLSDDISSSENNNILETSISIFTDTIKQLFKLGVIIGTVFLIIFYKNKRKSAAVLNIICISSASILLLSAIILLPQLSLNYNSERLYQQIIPIIGIGLFTLLLTAANRYSYVFVTFLVYLSLLAYLFTYVGFLANIVNGNSTLQLSGSGQAYDQYFVHKGEIKASEFIKMEGLETKLIVSDVYGLVKLNRILGKDVTTSQNIYAQTYNSDTVFFLTDTNIRGTMYGAESNNTISLIYPLKSLDTKRNLIYSSSTSRIYK from the coding sequence ATGGATAAGCCGTTAATATCTATCGTAATAATTAATAAAAACGATAAAGGTATTTTAAATACCCTAAATCGATTACAAGAAATCGAACGTCCGGCTTTAACCGAGACTATTGTTGTCGATGCTTCAGGGAAAAAATTAGATTATATACGGCAAAAGTTTAATGATATCAAATGGATAAATTTTAAAGTCAAGACGGATAAAAAGTATACCATTCCTGAGCAGAGGAATATTGGTGTTGAGTGTGCTTCCGGTGAAATTATTGTTTTTACTGATGCAAATTGTATACCCAATGAAAATTGGTTAAATAACCTAGTGCAGCCAATCATTGAAGGAACTGAGTCTATTGTCGCGGGAGCAACATTTTCACAAAATCAAACTACTCTTCATGACAACAGAGCCGAAATAGACAACGAATACTTGAATGAGTGCCCCACCATCAATTTGGCATTTAAAAAAAAGATATATGAAGAAGTCGGAGGTTTCGACGAAGAGTTCGACTATGGATCAGACGTAGACTTCAGTTGGAGGCTCAAAAACTACGGCTATAAAATCAAATTTCAGAAAAATGCAACAATTACGCATGACTGGGGTAACGGTAAACAAGAAATCAAACGTGAATTTTTATATGGAAAAGCTAGAGCGAAGCTATATATAAAACACAAAGTTGACTTCATTAAGATGTTGAAAAACGACCCTGTCATATTTGTTTATCCTGCGTTCATACTCGGATTACCTTTAACATTTTTCTTTCCTTTCTATCCTGCTCTAATCTTATTATTAGCATTAAAAAACATTCAGCATAAACCATTATTAATCCTACTGCATCATATTGTCTATGGATTAGGGGCTATGAGTGAAGTATGTAAGTCACTTTTCGTAAGTCAGTTTACAGAAGCGCGTAGGATACGTTTATGGTTAGCATATTTCCTGATAGTTATCTCAAATATTCTACCGAATTTTATATCGTTGCCAACTATATTTAAGCCAATTTTATTTATTCTATTAATTTCATTAACAGGTTATATTTTTTCGTTTTTAATTAAATTCCCACGCGAAATATTGTGGCAACTGAGAATCGCATTCAGTGTGTTTTATCTTATTATTTTAGGATTATCAGTAAATACAGCTTTTACAATACTCTCCATAGATCATCCATTGATTCTGTCATATTTTTCATTAATCAATCTTGTTACCTCCACTATATTATTTATTTTTGCTTTAAAGACAAAAATTGTCTATATACCTAATAAAATAAATATTTGGAAGTCTGACATAGTTCTTTGTGTTGGTTATTTTGTTTTCATTGCACTTTGTATCTTTAACTCTATTCTGTTGAATAATGACGTTAATAATATATTAAGTGCCATTATCTTCCCATACATTGCCTTACTCATTTCCTTTTCTATATACAAAAAGGAAACTGATGATTGGGCGCATAAATTTAGCTTGTACTGTTTTGCGCTAGGCTTATTATATTTGTTTTCTTTAAGAGGTAACCTTGTAAATGGGTGGGATATACAATCTGAGATGTTTGTATTCAACCTTACAAATAATGGTGAACTTTGGAACATTAACCTATTACGTGACGCTTATAACGCTTCACTTAGTTTAAATATATTACCAACAATTCTAAGCAACTATTTACACGTTTCGGGTGATTATATATTTAAAGTTTATTATCCTTTAATTACGGCATTCTCATTGCCTGTAATATACAGTTTCGCTAAAAAGTTTCTATCACAATCGTACGCCTACATTTTATGTGTATTCTTTATTAGTCAAGCACAGTTTATGCAGCAATTACCGGCTCTAGCACGTCAACAAATTGCGTTTTTATTCTTTTTCATTTTAATTTACCTATGTTTCTCAAAAATTTCATCATCCAGTAAATTTACTTTGCAACTCATTATCGGAACTGGTATGATACTGAGTCATTATTCAACTGCTTATGTTGCTCTTGCAATACTAATATCAGGATTGGCAATCTTTAAATTATTAAAATTATTTGGCCTTATAAAATCACATACGGAATTAATAAGCATAAGGTGCATAATTATATTAGTTTTAGTAAGTCTTTTTTGGTATGGTCAACTAACAAATACCTCAAATAGTCTTAAAACTACTTTTGTTAAAACGCTAAATTCATTATCAGGATCCCCTGAAAATTCTCGCAGTAAATCAGCACAAGCAGCTTTGCCGGGATATATAGAACCGAATTCAGAAGAGTTAATGCAGGAGTATATAAAAAATAATATTTATAACAGTGAGTATCTTTCGCAGTCACAAAAAAAATCTGTAGCTAATGAGGTCAAGCTTTCAGATGACATATCTTCATCCGAAAATAATAATATCTTAGAAACATCTATAAGTATATTTACCGATACAATAAAACAACTATTTAAGCTTGGCGTAATAATCGGTACAGTCTTTTTAATAATTTTTTATAAAAATAAAAGAAAAAGTGCAGCTGTATTGAATATCATATGCATAAGCTCTGCAAGCATATTACTGCTTTCGGCTATTATATTATTACCCCAGCTATCACTCAACTACAATTCCGAAAGACTTTACCAACAAATCATTCCAATAATCGGTATCGGGTTATTTACACTACTATTGACAGCAGCAAATCGTTATAGCTATGTTTTTGTTACGTTTCTAGTCTATCTATCTTTATTGGCATATTTATTCACATATGTAGGATTTTTAGCAAATATTGTAAATGGTAATTCTACATTGCAACTGTCTGGCAGTGGCCAAGCATACGATCAATACTTTGTTCATAAGGGCGAGATAAAAGCATCAGAGTTCATAAAAATGGAGGGTTTGGAAACAAAATTAATCGTATCTGACGTGTATGGGTTAGTTAAGTTAAATCGTATATTGGGTAAAGATGTAACGACATCACAAAATATATATGCCCAAACCTACAATTCGGACACCGTATTCTTTTTAACCGATACTAACATTAGAGGTACTATGTATGGCGCTGAGTCCAATAACACAATATCGTTAATATATCCACTAAAGAGTCTCGATACTAAACGAAATCTAATTTACTCTTCTAGTACATCGAGAATTTATAAGTAA
- a CDS encoding glycosyltransferase, with protein sequence MFINALAILKYKIVWTVHNILPHEQESLNDTKVVRRIIKRSTLVIVHSSQILKEMADLGFETRNTRVIPIGSYDNIYTNTYSVHAARQKLLIKKNEIVILFFGIVRPYKGLEILIKAIRILNSANIKLIIAGKATENEYMLSLRTQSEGLRVEFYDQFIPDEDVCLYFAACDLVCLPFKKITTSSSVLLGMAFKKAVVVPKMGIMHDFPENSAFFYTNSTAEDLVKILRIAINQQSLRKVVELNGYEYSKSLNWQNISKLTYEAFREIL encoded by the coding sequence GTGTTTATTAATGCATTAGCTATTTTAAAATACAAAATAGTTTGGACGGTTCATAATATCTTACCTCATGAACAAGAATCTTTAAATGATACAAAGGTAGTTCGTCGAATTATTAAACGCTCTACATTAGTTATTGTACATTCATCGCAAATTTTAAAAGAAATGGCTGACTTAGGTTTTGAGACAAGAAACACTCGTGTGATACCTATTGGAAGTTATGACAATATTTATACAAATACCTATAGTGTGCATGCTGCCAGACAGAAATTATTAATCAAAAAAAATGAAATTGTTATATTATTTTTTGGCATAGTTAGGCCCTACAAAGGCTTGGAGATATTGATTAAAGCAATTCGGATTTTGAATTCAGCAAATATCAAGTTAATTATTGCAGGAAAAGCAACCGAAAATGAATACATGCTCTCATTGCGTACGCAAAGTGAGGGATTGAGAGTCGAATTTTATGATCAGTTTATACCTGACGAAGATGTATGTTTATATTTTGCAGCATGCGACTTAGTCTGCTTGCCTTTCAAAAAGATTACAACGAGCAGCTCTGTACTTTTAGGTATGGCATTTAAAAAAGCAGTAGTCGTACCGAAAATGGGTATAATGCATGACTTTCCTGAAAATTCTGCTTTTTTTTACACTAATTCAACTGCTGAAGATTTAGTGAAAATTTTACGAATAGCTATAAATCAACAGAGCCTGCGAAAAGTGGTTGAATTGAATGGATACGAATATAGTAAATCCCTAAATTGGCAAAATATATCTAAATTAACATACGAAGCATTTAGAGAGATTCTATGA
- a CDS encoding flippase codes for MSDSDINILRKKIALSGLGQLISKFGIIILSIFTLKYSTNILGADLYGQYAVVISYVSIFLLFTDLGLSSITSRELSKHPENSERILGNSFSLRSAISIILIPIVIVLGFLLYNEKTESIKFGIALMAITLLFSALQSTASTIFTSRTRSDIPAYINLLNKLTYLLSILAVGALGLGFYGFIYASIFAAIISTIVSIVWSSKLVKIKLRYEIRSWKNIVIVALPLGIIQIVNVIYYKIDTLMLSIFRSADEVGAYFIAYGVIDIAMSIPSMLMLSLMPTMSTARSLKKLIKITEKAFYLMLLLSLPLTVFGAIISSHIILFISSPQFISAAQPLSILLIGCIFSYLNYVFGFAAVSINKQAKMLKVSLATIAINIMLNLYFIPHYGITGAATATFITEIIALIAIYNVFKNETGFKINFLKIWKPIFSIAVTAPIGLLITNVINLNIITALLMSCALVLMYGIILAVLKAYPEDVLVLAKIFVHKAKSMIRT; via the coding sequence ATGAGTGATTCAGATATAAATATTCTCAGGAAAAAAATTGCTCTGAGCGGATTAGGGCAATTGATAAGCAAGTTTGGAATAATAATATTATCGATTTTCACCCTAAAGTACTCTACAAACATTTTGGGCGCAGACTTATATGGACAATATGCTGTTGTTATTTCTTACGTTTCAATCTTTTTGTTATTTACTGACTTAGGCTTAAGCTCAATTACTAGTAGAGAGCTTTCGAAACATCCTGAAAATAGCGAGCGGATATTAGGTAATAGTTTTTCACTTAGATCAGCGATTTCAATAATACTCATACCAATTGTTATTGTATTAGGTTTTTTATTGTATAACGAAAAAACGGAAAGTATAAAATTTGGAATAGCCCTAATGGCAATAACATTGCTGTTTAGTGCCTTACAATCTACTGCTTCCACCATATTTACTTCTCGCACCAGAAGTGACATCCCTGCATATATAAACTTGTTAAATAAGCTCACATATTTACTGTCTATATTGGCAGTTGGTGCTTTAGGATTAGGATTTTATGGATTTATATATGCATCGATATTCGCCGCCATCATTTCCACTATAGTTAGCATTGTATGGTCTTCAAAACTGGTAAAAATCAAGCTTCGATATGAAATTCGATCATGGAAAAATATTGTTATTGTGGCACTACCACTTGGAATAATACAGATCGTTAACGTAATATATTATAAAATTGATACGTTGATGCTTTCTATTTTTAGATCGGCTGATGAAGTTGGTGCATATTTTATCGCCTATGGTGTTATAGACATAGCTATGTCTATTCCTAGTATGCTAATGCTATCTCTTATGCCTACTATGTCAACAGCTCGTAGCTTGAAAAAGTTAATCAAGATTACAGAAAAAGCGTTTTACTTAATGCTACTTCTTAGTCTTCCTCTTACGGTATTTGGAGCGATAATAAGCTCGCACATTATACTTTTTATTTCTAGTCCTCAATTCATTTCTGCCGCACAGCCGCTAAGCATACTTTTAATTGGATGCATATTTTCCTACTTAAACTATGTATTTGGTTTCGCTGCCGTGTCAATTAATAAACAAGCTAAAATGCTTAAAGTATCGCTTGCGACTATCGCAATAAATATAATGCTTAATTTATATTTCATACCACATTACGGCATTACGGGCGCGGCCACAGCAACTTTCATTACCGAAATTATTGCACTTATAGCAATATATAACGTATTTAAGAACGAGACAGGTTTTAAAATTAACTTTTTAAAAATCTGGAAACCGATATTTTCGATTGCCGTAACCGCCCCCATTGGCCTATTAATTACCAATGTAATTAATCTGAATATTATTACAGCACTACTTATGTCTTGCGCTTTAGTGTTGATGTATGGAATTATATTAGCGGTTTTAAAGGCTTATCCGGAGGATGTACTAGTGTTGGCAAAAATATTTGTTCATAAAGCTAAGTCAATGATCCGAACATGA
- a CDS encoding glycosyltransferase family 2 protein — translation MRNKHPIISTIILTWNSQAFIEDCINSVIQSSLKSEIIVIDNNSSDNTRTLVKSKFQNIELVNTGSNLGYAAGNNVGVRKVIDQQNSDYIFILNPDAILDVKCLEELVKVALASPSSAILSPKIKYIDGNALWYAGAYIDWSTGESPHRGQGEIDSRQYEQIQPVSRASGCAMLISIDAIKKVGLMDESFFLYYEETDWSVSFSDMKYEITYVPKAICRHAVSASTGGFFTPNYQYYVTRNSLLFLHKHKNHVNKFYLLRHFIASLKKIVMILRSPAPAKIMIVFAILKGYVDYAFKKFGQRV, via the coding sequence ATGAGAAACAAACATCCAATAATATCAACAATTATTTTAACTTGGAACAGCCAAGCATTTATTGAGGACTGCATCAATTCTGTAATACAATCTTCGTTAAAATCGGAAATCATTGTTATAGACAATAACTCTAGTGATAACACAAGAACACTTGTTAAATCAAAATTCCAAAATATAGAACTAGTTAATACTGGTAGCAATTTGGGTTATGCGGCAGGTAATAATGTCGGGGTTCGCAAAGTTATTGACCAACAGAATTCAGACTATATATTTATCTTGAATCCTGACGCAATACTAGACGTAAAGTGCCTTGAAGAACTTGTGAAAGTTGCTCTTGCTTCGCCATCGAGTGCCATTCTTTCTCCAAAAATAAAGTATATAGACGGCAATGCTTTATGGTATGCAGGTGCCTACATTGACTGGTCTACAGGAGAGAGCCCACATCGTGGACAAGGCGAGATTGATTCGAGGCAATATGAACAAATTCAGCCAGTAAGTAGAGCGAGCGGTTGCGCAATGCTGATAAGTATCGATGCAATAAAAAAGGTAGGACTTATGGATGAAAGTTTCTTTTTGTATTACGAAGAAACAGATTGGTCTGTTTCTTTCAGTGATATGAAATATGAAATAACATATGTCCCGAAAGCTATATGTCGCCATGCAGTCTCGGCGTCGACAGGTGGCTTTTTTACCCCCAATTATCAATACTATGTAACTAGAAATTCTTTATTATTCCTACATAAACATAAGAATCACGTGAATAAATTCTATTTACTCAGACACTTCATCGCATCATTAAAAAAGATTGTGATGATATTACGTAGTCCCGCACCGGCAAAGATTATGATTGTATTTGCAATTCTTAAAGGTTATGTAGATTATGCTTTTAAAAAATTTGGGCAAAGAGTTTAA
- a CDS encoding type II CAAX endopeptidase family protein: MKPKDFRRIRMPSAQQMRQTMRDRFTAPLLREDLSDKATKSAVQAAPFKVAPNASETEAVAAATNTTRKKPVKPFKVGQKAPKKLEVATPTALTATDVSPTDIVDNSKLKKSITPPTNITQGTNSTGYTGQHYGRNLWLFVWIIVVIAASQLALFVNPLIGVYVNAAVFANLTWLAVRQERARQFYIVIAIIPLTMLVSLSLPEMTVFVRTTVLVVILLALGLIYQYLFTLDYPTDGSRMRMTRHGYLFAIPFMLILGQFIGLLGYALLRNQYDFRDSSLLLVALGAIVFAIAEEIFFRGLIQQRAMLLLHPILAAVLSAGLYAGMSFGHRGGMFTPVLGAILGIVLAAVYYKKQNVLLTISVNAAAKLTYIGLVAVFVLQ, encoded by the coding sequence ATGAAGCCGAAAGATTTTCGTCGTATCCGGATGCCGTCTGCTCAACAAATGCGACAGACGATGCGCGACCGCTTTACGGCGCCACTTCTAAGAGAAGACCTCTCGGACAAAGCAACTAAGTCTGCCGTCCAGGCAGCGCCATTTAAGGTTGCCCCAAACGCATCCGAAACCGAAGCAGTAGCTGCTGCTACGAATACAACACGGAAAAAGCCTGTCAAACCGTTCAAAGTAGGGCAGAAGGCTCCGAAGAAATTGGAAGTCGCTACACCTACTGCGCTTACCGCTACAGACGTGTCACCAACTGACATAGTCGACAACTCCAAGCTCAAAAAGTCGATAACTCCTCCTACTAATATTACTCAGGGTACAAATTCCACCGGTTATACCGGGCAGCATTACGGCCGTAATCTATGGCTATTCGTATGGATCATCGTAGTCATCGCTGCATCGCAGCTAGCGCTGTTTGTGAATCCGCTTATCGGAGTGTATGTAAATGCTGCTGTTTTCGCTAACCTAACCTGGCTGGCGGTACGCCAGGAACGGGCCCGGCAGTTCTATATTGTCATTGCCATCATACCGCTGACAATGCTCGTCAGCCTAAGTTTGCCAGAAATGACCGTATTTGTCCGTACGACAGTGCTTGTAGTTATCTTGCTAGCGCTTGGGCTGATTTACCAGTACTTATTTACACTAGATTATCCGACAGACGGCAGCCGCATGAGAATGACTCGCCATGGCTACTTATTTGCTATACCATTTATGTTGATCCTAGGACAGTTCATTGGTTTGTTAGGCTATGCATTACTACGCAATCAGTATGATTTCCGGGATAGCTCACTATTACTAGTCGCGCTCGGAGCGATTGTTTTTGCCATCGCCGAAGAAATATTTTTCCGTGGGCTTATACAGCAGCGGGCAATGCTGCTACTGCACCCAATACTGGCAGCGGTGCTGTCGGCCGGATTATATGCCGGCATGTCATTTGGCCATCGTGGCGGTATGTTCACGCCGGTACTTGGTGCTATCCTGGGTATTGTGCTGGCTGCAGTGTATTACAAGAAGCAGAACGTGCTACTGACAATCAGCGTCAATGCCGCTGCCAAGCTGACGTATATCGGGCTTGTGGCGGTATTTGTATTGCAGTAA
- a CDS encoding glycosyltransferase family 4 protein, translating to MKILMLGWELPPYNSGGLGVACYQLCKALSERPDVDIEFVLPYAAEHDIDFMEITAAIPQGVETIVEAGGVYDSHKYVYTDGHEEWHDIVGQQRMFEKSVGRLVDSREFDVIHAHDWLTFRAGLRAKAQSGCPLILHVHSIERDRAGGNDGNPLVREIEALAFLMADRIVAVSAHTKRMIMKDYDIPSDKIDVVHNSIDRSLMTPLDDSNAYHYLQSLKDDGWRIVTNVGRMTVQKGLFNLLHAAREVIARQPKTIFLLVGSGEQYNELIALSADLGISKNVIFTGFQRGKNWRDSFGIADLFVMPSVSEPYGLTVLEAIEYGAPALISHQSGVSEAIMNCLRVDSWDVADMANQITAAVRDRSLLEELHHNAYRELLQLSWNDAADKLLHLYNHHAADPHLPRQIVGVYA from the coding sequence ATGAAAATCTTGATGCTTGGGTGGGAATTGCCACCATATAACAGCGGAGGACTTGGGGTAGCTTGCTACCAGCTATGTAAGGCTCTCTCAGAACGACCAGATGTTGATATCGAGTTCGTACTTCCCTACGCTGCCGAACATGATATAGACTTCATGGAAATCACCGCCGCTATTCCGCAAGGTGTCGAGACGATAGTGGAAGCAGGCGGCGTGTACGACAGCCACAAATATGTGTATACAGATGGACACGAAGAGTGGCATGATATCGTTGGCCAGCAGCGGATGTTCGAAAAATCAGTCGGCCGCTTGGTAGATAGCCGCGAATTTGATGTCATACATGCTCACGACTGGCTGACATTTCGAGCTGGACTCCGAGCAAAAGCACAGTCAGGCTGCCCACTCATCCTGCATGTACACTCTATCGAACGTGACCGTGCCGGTGGTAATGACGGCAATCCGCTTGTCCGTGAAATTGAAGCTCTGGCGTTCTTGATGGCTGATCGTATCGTCGCTGTCAGCGCGCACACCAAACGAATGATCATGAAAGATTACGACATTCCCAGCGATAAAATTGATGTCGTTCACAATAGTATTGATCGCAGCCTGATGACACCGCTTGATGATAGCAATGCGTACCATTACTTACAGTCGCTCAAAGACGATGGCTGGCGGATAGTTACCAATGTCGGCCGCATGACCGTACAAAAGGGCCTATTTAACTTATTGCATGCGGCGCGTGAGGTCATCGCACGCCAGCCAAAAACGATATTTTTACTCGTTGGCAGTGGTGAGCAGTATAACGAACTGATTGCGCTCAGCGCTGATCTTGGTATATCAAAAAACGTTATTTTTACCGGCTTCCAGCGCGGCAAAAACTGGCGCGACAGCTTCGGCATTGCCGACTTGTTCGTTATGCCGTCAGTGTCTGAACCGTACGGTTTGACCGTGCTCGAAGCGATTGAATACGGAGCACCGGCTCTCATTAGTCACCAGTCGGGTGTCAGTGAAGCGATCATGAATTGCCTGCGTGTTGATTCATGGGATGTGGCTGACATGGCCAATCAAATTACCGCTGCCGTCCGTGACCGCAGCCTCCTTGAGGAACTTCATCACAATGCCTACCGCGAGCTATTGCAGCTATCTTGGAATGATGCGGCTGACAAGTTGCTGCATTTGTACAACCACCACGCCGCTGATCCGCATCTGCCGCGGCAAATCGTCGGAGTATACGCATGA